The proteins below come from a single Onychomys torridus chromosome 18, mOncTor1.1, whole genome shotgun sequence genomic window:
- the Kctd20 gene encoding BTB/POZ domain-containing protein KCTD20 isoform X1 translates to MNVHQGSDGDRLLQPELSCLGDETLAATPEKESSSSVSSGLHSLTYPLATRNEDFACDYVPQPASLQYPHIMPLPEDSKGSCFQSGSKRSHEPFIVSERFGNSAIGFGGSSHPQAPEKVTLLVDGTRFVVNPQIFTAHPDTMLGRMFGPGREYNFTRPNEKGEYEIAEGISATVFRTVLDYYKTGIINCPDGISIPDLRDTCDYLCINFDFNTIRCQDLSALLHELSNDGAHKQFDHYLEELILPIMVGCAKKGERECHIVVLTDEDSVDWDEEHPPPMGEEYSQILYSSRLYRFFKYIENRDVAKAVLKGRGLKNIRIGIEGYPTCKEKIKRRPGGRSEVIYNYVQRPFIQMSWEKEEGKSRHVDFQCVRSKSLTNLVAAGEDVLEDQEIIMHHPPQVDELDRLNAPLSQMAPNDFQD, encoded by the exons ATGAATGTTCACCAGGGCAGTGATGGCGACAGGTTATTGCAGCCAGAGCTCAGCTGCCTAGGAGATGAGACCTTAGCTGCCActccagagaaagaaagcagcagcTCGGTGTCCTCTGGACTTCACAGTCTCACTTATCCCCTAGCTACCAGGAATGAAG ACTTTGCATGTGACTATGTCCCTCAGCCAGCAAGCCTTCAATATCCTCACATAATGCCACTTCCTGAAGACAGCAAGGGCTCCTGCTTCCAGAGTGGAAGCAAGCGGAGCCACGAGCCCTTCATCGTGTCAGAGAGATTTGGAAACAGCGCCATAGGCTTTGGAGGTAGCTCTCACCCCCAGGCCCCAGAGAAAGTGACTCTTCTTGTAGACGGCACACGTTTTGTGGTGAATCCTCAGATTTTCACTGCTCATCCGGATACCATGTTGGGAAG AATGTTTGGACCAGGAAGAGAGTACAACTTCACCAGGCCCAATGAGAAGGGGGAGTATGAGATTGCAGAGGGCATCAGTGCCACCGTGTTTCGCACAGTGCTG GATTATTACAAAACTGGCATCATCAACTGTCCCGACGGCATCTCTATCCCAGATCTGAGGGACACGTGTGACTATCTCTGCATTAACTTTGACTTCAACACTATCCGCTGTCAAGATCTGA GTGCCTTACTTCACGAGCTGTCCAACGATGGTGCCCACAAGCAGTTTGATCACTACCTCGAGGAACTGATTCTGCCCATCATGGTGGGCTGTGCCAAGAAAGGGGAGCGAGAGTGCCACATTGTGGTGCTGACAGATGAGGATTCTGTGGACTGGGATGAAGAGCACCCCCCACCCATGGGGGAAGAGTATTCTCAAA TTCTTTACAGCTCCAGGCTCTACAGGTTCTTCAAGTACATCGAGAACCGAGACGTGGCTAAAGCAGTGTTAAAGGGGCGGGGTCTGAAGAACATCCGCATCGGCATTGAAG GCTACCCTACCTGTAAAGAGAAGATCAAGAGGAGGCCCGGCGGGAGGTCTGAAGTTATCTACAATTACGTGCAGCGCCCCTTTATCCAGATGTcatgggagaaggaggaaggaaagagtcgCCATGTGGATTTCCAGTGTGTTCGCAGCAAATCCCTCACAAATTTGGTGGCTGCTGGAGAGGACGTCTTGGAAGACCAGGAGATCATAATGCACCACCCCCCGCAAGTGGACGAACTTGACCGCTTAAACGCTCCACTCTCTCAGATGGCTCCTAATGATTTCCAAGATTAG
- the Kctd20 gene encoding BTB/POZ domain-containing protein KCTD20 isoform X2 translates to MPLPEDSKGSCFQSGSKRSHEPFIVSERFGNSAIGFGGSSHPQAPEKVTLLVDGTRFVVNPQIFTAHPDTMLGRMFGPGREYNFTRPNEKGEYEIAEGISATVFRTVLDYYKTGIINCPDGISIPDLRDTCDYLCINFDFNTIRCQDLSALLHELSNDGAHKQFDHYLEELILPIMVGCAKKGERECHIVVLTDEDSVDWDEEHPPPMGEEYSQILYSSRLYRFFKYIENRDVAKAVLKGRGLKNIRIGIEGYPTCKEKIKRRPGGRSEVIYNYVQRPFIQMSWEKEEGKSRHVDFQCVRSKSLTNLVAAGEDVLEDQEIIMHHPPQVDELDRLNAPLSQMAPNDFQD, encoded by the exons ATGCCACTTCCTGAAGACAGCAAGGGCTCCTGCTTCCAGAGTGGAAGCAAGCGGAGCCACGAGCCCTTCATCGTGTCAGAGAGATTTGGAAACAGCGCCATAGGCTTTGGAGGTAGCTCTCACCCCCAGGCCCCAGAGAAAGTGACTCTTCTTGTAGACGGCACACGTTTTGTGGTGAATCCTCAGATTTTCACTGCTCATCCGGATACCATGTTGGGAAG AATGTTTGGACCAGGAAGAGAGTACAACTTCACCAGGCCCAATGAGAAGGGGGAGTATGAGATTGCAGAGGGCATCAGTGCCACCGTGTTTCGCACAGTGCTG GATTATTACAAAACTGGCATCATCAACTGTCCCGACGGCATCTCTATCCCAGATCTGAGGGACACGTGTGACTATCTCTGCATTAACTTTGACTTCAACACTATCCGCTGTCAAGATCTGA GTGCCTTACTTCACGAGCTGTCCAACGATGGTGCCCACAAGCAGTTTGATCACTACCTCGAGGAACTGATTCTGCCCATCATGGTGGGCTGTGCCAAGAAAGGGGAGCGAGAGTGCCACATTGTGGTGCTGACAGATGAGGATTCTGTGGACTGGGATGAAGAGCACCCCCCACCCATGGGGGAAGAGTATTCTCAAA TTCTTTACAGCTCCAGGCTCTACAGGTTCTTCAAGTACATCGAGAACCGAGACGTGGCTAAAGCAGTGTTAAAGGGGCGGGGTCTGAAGAACATCCGCATCGGCATTGAAG GCTACCCTACCTGTAAAGAGAAGATCAAGAGGAGGCCCGGCGGGAGGTCTGAAGTTATCTACAATTACGTGCAGCGCCCCTTTATCCAGATGTcatgggagaaggaggaaggaaagagtcgCCATGTGGATTTCCAGTGTGTTCGCAGCAAATCCCTCACAAATTTGGTGGCTGCTGGAGAGGACGTCTTGGAAGACCAGGAGATCATAATGCACCACCCCCCGCAAGTGGACGAACTTGACCGCTTAAACGCTCCACTCTCTCAGATGGCTCCTAATGATTTCCAAGATTAG